A single window of Mycoplasma bradburyae DNA harbors:
- a CDS encoding MPN551 family DNA-binding protein, producing the protein MPFKKELITEDNFKIDDGQIILSEQFKKTYSSRFKKITGSRFPTILGVNAFSTPFMEWLKMVNLYYETMDPILSNAGVIIEPKIRDYVVDKFNINYKSYEPKEVGFDLFKDNDIFGGIPDGEPVDENGKIIYDENHPMLEIKTTSIDKLSYKKVDGALRMMVDETGLPIVKEKRQKYLEWYDENNNIKVKKEYILQLSLYLYLRNASFGRFAIIFLRPEDYKTPEAINIDKRLIEIVDMNVNRASIEPYIKQAKQWYENHILTGISPKMTSTDIEFLKSHKII; encoded by the coding sequence ATGCCTTTTAAAAAAGAACTAATAACAGAAGATAATTTTAAGATAGATGATGGGCAAATTATCTTATCTGAGCAATTCAAAAAAACTTATAGTAGTCGATTTAAAAAAATCACAGGCAGTCGATTTCCAACAATATTAGGGGTCAATGCGTTTAGCACGCCGTTTATGGAGTGATTAAAGATGGTTAATCTTTACTACGAAACCATGGATCCTATATTATCTAATGCAGGTGTGATTATTGAACCTAAGATACGTGATTATGTAGTTGATAAATTTAATATTAACTACAAGTCATACGAACCTAAAGAAGTTGGATTTGATCTATTTAAAGATAATGATATTTTTGGTGGAATTCCTGATGGAGAGCCGGTTGATGAAAACGGTAAGATTATTTATGATGAAAACCATCCAATGTTAGAAATTAAAACAACATCAATTGATAAGCTTAGTTATAAAAAAGTTGATGGCGCTTTAAGAATGATGGTTGATGAAACTGGATTACCAATAGTTAAAGAAAAACGTCAAAAATATCTTGAGTGATATGATGAAAATAATAATATTAAAGTTAAAAAAGAATATATTTTGCAATTATCATTATATCTATATCTAAGAAATGCTTCTTTCGGTCGTTTCGCAATTATTTTTTTACGACCCGAAGATTACAAAACACCAGAAGCAATTAATATTGATAAACGCTTAATTGAGATTGTTGATATGAATGTCAATAGAGCTAGCATTGAACCGTACATTAAACAAGCTAAGCAGTGATATGAAAATCATATTCTTACGGGAATTAGCCCAAAAATGACATCAACTGATATCGAATTTTTAAAATCGCATAAAATTATATAG
- the thiI gene encoding tRNA uracil 4-sulfurtransferase ThiI, with translation MVKNNYKIMIKFGELWLKNNNRIDFINQLKDNIVQAISKFELKITSQYDHLLISGFDQNNQKEIIDILTKIPGINYVCLVEYLEREIDELKTKILSMVQDGDQLAFEIKRKDKSYELDSLSLKKALAGHCLRNRKIEINLNNPTNLIYIDVIKDNFVLYLNRYKAVGGLPVKSSGRVLVLLSGGIDSPVASDLLYKRGMHVDYLTFITPPHTSKKALDKTVLLAQTVSNYNQVKEAKIFIHNFSNVLKELSHTKYENYRITLMRRCFYKIANKLIKRYGYDCIATGESLGQVASQTINSMKTISDATKDLLVLRPLLCYDKNQIIEHAKKINTYNISILPFDDACSIYAPKKPITNPKIDVIEKIEASLDFLDVVIDNSITNDITQFDLNKQWDNN, from the coding sequence ATGGTCAAAAATAATTACAAAATAATGATTAAGTTTGGTGAGTTATGATTAAAAAATAACAACCGAATCGATTTCATTAATCAATTAAAAGATAACATCGTTCAAGCAATCAGTAAGTTTGAATTAAAAATTACATCTCAATACGACCACTTGTTAATAAGTGGATTTGATCAGAATAACCAAAAAGAAATAATTGATATTCTGACAAAAATCCCTGGAATTAATTATGTATGCTTGGTTGAATATTTAGAAAGAGAAATTGACGAACTTAAAACAAAAATTTTAAGTATGGTTCAAGATGGTGATCAATTAGCTTTTGAAATCAAGCGTAAAGATAAATCTTATGAACTAGATAGTTTGAGTCTTAAAAAGGCTCTGGCTGGTCATTGTTTAAGAAATCGTAAGATTGAGATTAACTTGAATAACCCTACAAATTTAATTTATATTGATGTAATTAAAGATAACTTTGTTTTGTATCTTAATCGTTATAAAGCTGTTGGCGGGTTACCTGTTAAGTCATCAGGTCGAGTTTTAGTTTTATTATCTGGCGGTATTGATTCTCCGGTTGCTAGTGATCTTTTATACAAAAGGGGCATGCATGTTGATTATTTAACATTTATCACTCCTCCGCATACTTCTAAAAAAGCTTTGGATAAAACGGTATTATTAGCTCAAACCGTTTCGAATTATAATCAAGTTAAAGAAGCTAAAATCTTTATCCATAATTTTTCGAATGTCCTAAAAGAACTTTCGCATACAAAATACGAAAATTACCGTATTACTTTAATGCGAAGATGTTTTTATAAGATTGCCAACAAGTTAATTAAGCGGTATGGTTATGATTGTATTGCTACAGGAGAATCTCTTGGCCAAGTAGCTTCACAAACAATAAACAGCATGAAAACAATTTCTGACGCTACTAAAGATTTATTGGTTTTACGCCCTTTATTGTGTTATGATAAAAACCAAATAATTGAACACGCCAAGAAGATTAATACATACAACATATCAATTCTTCCGTTTGATGATGCATGTTCAATTTATGCGCCAAAAAAACCAATAACCAATCCGAAGATTGATGTTATTGAAAAAATCGAAGCTTCATTAGATTTTTTAGATGTTGTTATTGATAATTCAATAACTAACGACATCACCCAATTTGATTTAAATAAACAATGAGACAACAACTAG
- a CDS encoding DHH family phosphoesterase, producing MRQQLEVHDQIWAKVKEFDYLTFFVHERPDFDALGSAFAFKELVNNIYPEKQVYVMGTYKLDPELGASLFPFEKQPVDIDFLEKSLGIIFDTANAERILTGQHKLVKEIIRIDHHPKTETIGSIEWVDPTFSSTAEMIGWFIKWMGFRLTSIIAKYIYAGIITDTGRFLYLATTPSTFMMTAEVLATGFNRNEVHDAVYLKPILEHKYYSYVVNRAKITSNGLAYIAIKKGAHKRFGIKSPMTMVHALNNIDGVKIWTAIYFDDQSQKWKGSIRSHNIPINHFAAMFNGGGHKFASGFSLDNKQDFYKLIKVLDEYLKTFDNDQLS from the coding sequence ATGAGACAACAACTAGAAGTGCATGATCAGATCTGGGCAAAAGTTAAAGAGTTTGATTATTTAACTTTTTTTGTTCATGAACGACCAGATTTTGATGCATTAGGTTCAGCATTTGCGTTCAAAGAATTAGTTAATAATATTTATCCCGAAAAACAGGTTTATGTAATGGGAACTTATAAACTAGATCCAGAACTTGGAGCTAGTTTGTTTCCTTTTGAAAAACAACCTGTTGATATCGATTTTTTAGAAAAATCATTAGGGATTATTTTTGATACAGCAAATGCCGAAAGAATTCTTACTGGACAACATAAATTAGTTAAAGAGATTATTAGAATTGATCACCACCCTAAAACAGAAACGATTGGTTCAATTGAATGAGTCGATCCAACCTTTTCATCAACTGCTGAGATGATTGGTTGATTTATTAAGTGAATGGGCTTTAGATTAACTTCAATAATTGCTAAGTATATTTACGCAGGCATTATTACTGATACTGGAAGATTTTTATATTTAGCGACCACACCTAGTACATTTATGATGACAGCAGAAGTACTAGCCACAGGCTTCAATCGCAATGAAGTGCATGATGCAGTATATTTAAAACCAATCCTAGAACATAAATACTATTCTTATGTAGTTAATCGCGCTAAGATTACAAGTAATGGTTTAGCATATATTGCGATTAAAAAAGGTGCTCACAAACGTTTTGGAATTAAGTCGCCAATGACAATGGTGCATGCCTTAAATAATATTGATGGCGTTAAGATATGAACAGCTATTTATTTTGATGACCAATCCCAAAAATGAAAGGGTTCAATTAGATCACACAACATTCCTATCAACCATTTTGCTGCAATGTTTAATGGTGGTGGCCATAAGTTTGCTAGTGGTTTTAGTCTTGATAATAAACAAGATTTTTACAAATTAATAAAGGTTTTAGATGAGTATCTAAAAACATTTGATAATGATCAACTTTCATAA
- a CDS encoding TrmH family RNA methyltransferase yields the protein MINFHKINSKANPIYKDLKVAYKNGFNKHISDYFCVGGIKNNLIALNNNWIPHTIFVSKSFDRKIVNDIKNRLKNNSIRWIELSDELNQELKTLNTQAGDCYFYYLIKQLNHQSFELSKKYNYLFLDNIQDPNNLGTILRNAAAFNLNKIFINHSVNLYNPKLIRASAGAVFSNQISVIDDLDNFINVVDKKGLKFVATANKANAIEVDQFDSASGNIIIFGNEGNGINKRLLDLANTTIKIAINDQHTESLNVATSTGIILYELNKIWKRQSK from the coding sequence ATGATCAACTTTCATAAAATAAATTCTAAAGCTAATCCAATCTATAAAGATTTAAAAGTGGCTTACAAAAATGGTTTTAACAAACATATTAGTGATTATTTTTGTGTTGGTGGGATTAAAAATAATTTAATTGCTTTGAATAATAACTGAATCCCGCATACCATTTTTGTAAGTAAATCATTTGATCGCAAGATTGTCAATGATATAAAAAACAGATTAAAAAATAATTCAATCAGATGAATTGAGTTATCAGATGAATTAAATCAAGAATTAAAAACACTTAACACACAAGCTGGTGACTGTTATTTTTATTATTTAATCAAACAATTAAATCACCAAAGTTTTGAACTAAGCAAGAAATATAATTACCTTTTTCTAGATAATATTCAAGATCCTAATAATTTAGGAACAATCTTACGAAATGCTGCTGCTTTTAACCTTAATAAGATATTTATTAATCATTCTGTAAATCTTTATAATCCTAAATTAATCAGAGCTTCAGCTGGAGCTGTTTTTAGTAACCAAATTAGTGTTATTGATGATCTTGATAATTTTATTAATGTCGTTGATAAAAAAGGTTTAAAATTTGTGGCAACTGCTAATAAAGCTAATGCTATTGAGGTCGATCAATTTGATAGTGCTAGTGGAAATATTATTATATTTGGCAACGAGGGAAATGGGATTAATAAAAGATTATTAGATTTAGCTAATACTACGATTAAGATCGCAATTAATGATCAACACACAGAATCTTTAAATGTAGCAACATCAACAGGGATAATCTTATACGAACTAAATAAGATATGAAAAAGACAATCAAAATAA